In the Nitrospirales bacterium LBB_01 genome, one interval contains:
- a CDS encoding ABC transporter permease, whose product MFNGFYAVLYRELSIFRKRLKKQLLSQSLSPLLYLIAFGWGMGNAIVVGDLSYMSFLIPGLITMSSLNQSYAISGELNISRFYFHTFEQYLTAPVSHFEIVLGEAVFGVMRGVISGLMIFAFAIVFNVKLQFNAAFIPALLLHTFLFSSLAVTTSMVVKDHAGQALVNNFVITPMIFLCGTFYPVDRLPVFFKAIVHLLPLTYSVKVIRASLTGGVINPLYILLLFAYSVVFFLTAIAALKKVES is encoded by the coding sequence ATGTTTAACGGTTTTTATGCGGTGCTCTACAGGGAGCTTTCCATTTTTAGGAAGCGGTTAAAAAAGCAGCTCCTTTCGCAATCGCTGTCGCCGCTTCTTTACTTAATCGCCTTTGGCTGGGGGATGGGGAATGCTATTGTAGTTGGAGATTTGTCCTATATGTCGTTTCTAATTCCCGGGTTAATCACAATGAGCAGCCTTAATCAAAGTTATGCCATCTCAGGGGAGCTAAACATTTCAAGGTTTTACTTTCACACGTTTGAACAATACCTGACAGCACCCGTCTCTCACTTTGAAATCGTGCTGGGTGAGGCGGTTTTTGGAGTAATGCGAGGGGTAATTAGCGGGTTAATGATTTTTGCCTTTGCAATTGTCTTTAACGTTAAGCTGCAATTTAACGCCGCCTTCATACCGGCACTTTTGTTGCACACGTTTTTATTTTCCTCACTTGCCGTAACCACCTCGATGGTTGTAAAAGACCACGCTGGGCAGGCGCTGGTTAATAACTTTGTAATAACGCCTATGATTTTTCTCTGCGGCACGTTTTATCCGGTTGACAGGCTCCCAGTGTTTTTTAAAGCAATAGTCCATTTGCTGCCACTTACCTATTCAGTTAAGGTAATACGGGCGTCTTTGACAGGAGGCGTGATTAATCCACTGTACATACTTTTGCTTTTTGCATACTCTGTGGTATTCTTTCTTACGGCAATAGCCGCATTAAAAAAAGTGGAGAGTTAA
- the atpB gene encoding F0F1 ATP synthase subunit A, protein MESHALIHIPGVPPFVTYSWLAMVILITVAFTVRGSLKLVPVGAQNVAEGIVEALYDFCKENINHHWVDSMFPMIGTLGLYILTCNLMGLIPGFEAPTSDINMTASCAIPVFLATHYFALREHGGSYIKHFLGPIRSIYALPLMVMMFIIEFIGHLARPVTLSVRLFGNMLSKHIILSVLGLLAPAVIPIVFLGLGILVSVVQAFVFVLLTTLYFAGAVEESH, encoded by the coding sequence TTGGAGTCACATGCACTTATACATATACCAGGGGTACCGCCCTTTGTTACATACTCGTGGTTAGCGATGGTTATACTGATAACTGTGGCATTTACAGTACGTGGGTCTTTGAAGTTGGTGCCAGTTGGCGCACAGAACGTGGCTGAGGGGATTGTTGAAGCACTGTATGATTTTTGTAAAGAAAACATAAATCACCATTGGGTTGACTCAATGTTTCCTATGATAGGAACTCTTGGGCTTTACATACTGACATGTAACTTAATGGGCTTGATACCTGGTTTTGAGGCGCCTACCAGCGACATAAATATGACAGCATCGTGTGCAATCCCTGTGTTTTTGGCAACCCACTACTTTGCACTCAGAGAGCACGGCGGTAGTTACATTAAGCATTTTTTGGGCCCCATACGCTCCATTTATGCGCTGCCGCTTATGGTTATGATGTTTATAATAGAGTTTATCGGGCATTTAGCGCGTCCTGTAACGCTTTCAGTCAGGCTTTTTGGGAACATGCTCTCAAAGCACATAATTCTGTCAGTGTTAGGGTTGCTGGCTCCTGCCGTGATACCCATAGTGTTTTTAGGGCTTGGCATTTTGGTAAGTGTGGTGCAGGCTTTTGTTTTTGTTTTGTTAACTACGCTGTACTTTGCAGGTGCGGTTGAAGAGTCACATTAA
- the pstB gene encoding phosphate ABC transporter ATP-binding protein, with translation MRQESDIEVKGLNFYYSNSVKALKDVTFPIYKNSVTALIGPSGCGKTTLLRCFNRMHDLYPGCRYEGEIAFNGIDILSKDIDLIDLRCQIGMVFQKPTPFPMSIFENIAYGLKLRGIKKRNEIAEHVESALRQAALWDEVKDKLNESAYAISGGQQQRLVIARSLAVKPKVLLFDEPTSALDPISTSKIEDLAILLKKEVTIIIVTHNMQQAARISDYTGFMMLGDLIEYNKTDTVFTNPSNKLTEDYITGRFG, from the coding sequence ATGAGACAGGAATCTGATATAGAGGTCAAAGGATTAAATTTCTATTATTCTAACAGCGTCAAAGCGTTGAAAGATGTAACGTTTCCAATTTATAAAAACTCTGTGACGGCTCTGATAGGGCCCTCTGGGTGCGGTAAGACAACGCTATTGCGCTGTTTTAACCGAATGCACGATCTCTACCCAGGTTGTAGATATGAGGGGGAGATAGCTTTTAACGGAATAGACATTCTGTCCAAAGACATAGACCTGATAGATTTGCGGTGTCAGATAGGAATGGTGTTTCAAAAGCCAACGCCGTTTCCTATGTCAATTTTTGAAAACATAGCGTACGGATTGAAATTGCGTGGAATAAAGAAGAGAAACGAGATTGCAGAACACGTTGAATCAGCCCTGAGGCAGGCGGCGCTGTGGGATGAGGTAAAGGACAAGTTAAATGAAAGCGCATACGCAATCTCTGGCGGTCAGCAGCAGCGTCTTGTTATAGCGCGCTCTCTTGCGGTTAAGCCAAAAGTGCTGTTGTTTGATGAGCCTACAAGCGCACTTGACCCTATTTCAACCTCAAAAATAGAGGACCTTGCAATTTTATTAAAAAAAGAAGTTACAATTATCATAGTGACACACAACATGCAGCAAGCTGCAAGGATTTCTGATTACACAGGGTTTATGATGCTTGGAGACCTTATAGAATATAATAAGACAGACACAGTGTTTACAAACCCCTCAAATAAATTGACAGAGGATTATATAACGGGAAGGTTCGGATAA
- a CDS encoding methylenetetrahydrofolate--tRNA-(uracil(54)-C(5))-methyltransferase (FADH(2)-oxidizing) TrmFO: MSSVVVIGGGLAGSEAAWQAARFGVPVTLYEMRPDMQTEAHRTGLLGELVCSNSLRSDLPDTAHGLLKQELTLLGSLIMEAARQTSVPAGSALAVDRALFAKYITEAIESNPNIEVIRRECRDISEFCSTSSDGSPIAYILATGPLTSQSMSNSLAQILGRDSLFFYDAIAPVIDAETIDYSKVFSASRYGKGGDDYINCPMDTECYHTFYEALVSADKVSVRDFEDNKVFEGCMPIEVMASRGIDTPRFGPMKPVGLIDPETQKQPYAVVQLRTENAEKTAYNMVGFQTRLKYPEQQRIFRMIPGLQNAEFLRFGSVHRNTYINSPACLTTELAIKGHEHILLAGQITGVEGYIESTAMGLFAGVAAARKVRGVSFVAPSETTSVGALIKYVTTEKAHGAFQPSNINFSLFPPPEVKCKDKSIRRQRIVERALTEIDGFIKTAYR; this comes from the coding sequence ATGTCCTCTGTGGTAGTGATAGGAGGGGGGCTTGCCGGCTCTGAGGCCGCATGGCAGGCAGCCCGGTTTGGCGTGCCGGTAACCTTGTACGAAATGAGGCCAGATATGCAAACAGAGGCTCACAGGACAGGGCTTCTGGGCGAGCTTGTATGCTCTAATTCTCTGCGCTCTGACCTCCCTGACACTGCCCACGGCCTGCTTAAACAGGAGCTTACCCTGCTTGGCTCTCTGATTATGGAGGCGGCAAGACAAACCTCCGTGCCTGCAGGTTCAGCTCTGGCTGTTGACAGAGCTCTGTTTGCTAAGTACATCACGGAGGCTATTGAATCAAATCCAAATATAGAGGTCATAAGACGGGAATGCAGAGACATATCAGAGTTCTGCTCAACTAGTTCTGACGGCTCTCCAATTGCCTATATTTTAGCCACAGGGCCTCTAACCTCTCAATCAATGTCAAATAGTCTGGCTCAGATTTTAGGCCGGGACTCGTTGTTTTTCTATGACGCTATAGCCCCTGTAATTGATGCCGAAACGATTGATTACTCAAAAGTGTTTAGTGCCTCGCGCTATGGCAAAGGCGGAGATGATTACATAAACTGCCCGATGGACACTGAGTGTTACCATACCTTTTATGAAGCTCTGGTCAGCGCCGATAAGGTAAGTGTCAGAGATTTTGAGGACAATAAAGTGTTTGAGGGTTGTATGCCGATAGAGGTTATGGCCTCACGCGGCATAGATACGCCGCGCTTTGGCCCTATGAAACCGGTTGGCCTCATTGACCCTGAAACTCAGAAGCAACCATATGCAGTGGTTCAACTTCGTACAGAAAATGCAGAAAAGACTGCCTATAACATGGTGGGGTTTCAAACCAGACTAAAGTACCCGGAGCAGCAGAGGATATTTAGAATGATACCGGGCCTGCAAAATGCCGAGTTTCTCCGCTTTGGCAGTGTTCACAGAAACACCTACATCAACTCCCCTGCGTGTCTAACCACAGAGCTTGCCATAAAAGGGCATGAGCATATACTTTTGGCCGGACAGATTACCGGAGTTGAAGGTTATATTGAATCAACTGCTATGGGACTTTTTGCAGGCGTCGCTGCGGCAAGGAAAGTCAGAGGGGTTTCTTTTGTTGCTCCTTCTGAAACAACGTCTGTCGGAGCTCTTATTAAATATGTGACGACAGAAAAGGCACATGGTGCTTTTCAGCCGTCTAATATAAACTTCAGCCTCTTTCCTCCTCCGGAGGTTAAGTGCAAAGACAAAAGCATCCGGCGGCAGCGAATTGTGGAACGAGCGCTTACGGAGATTGATGGGTTTATTAAAACAGCATATAGATGA
- the phoU gene encoding phosphate signaling complex protein PhoU produces the protein MPIRDDELKTLKEMILKMASLVESAIRDSVRSLIESNAGLAQTVIENDHIVNALDVNIDEECIRLIARRQPMGRDLRFLTTGMKITTDLERIADHAVNIAEKSITLMESPQIMSYSEISRMREITQMMVKDAIDSFVNEDKALSVAVINRDDEVDDLNDTIIDGLLSIMTRNPDSIIQASQLIYISRNLERIADHSTNIAEVVIYMVEGKIVRHMGDITHLKT, from the coding sequence ATGCCAATACGGGATGATGAGTTAAAGACACTTAAAGAGATGATCCTTAAAATGGCTTCATTGGTGGAAAGCGCCATAAGGGATTCAGTACGTTCTTTGATAGAAAGTAATGCTGGTTTAGCACAAACCGTAATAGAAAACGACCACATAGTAAACGCACTTGATGTTAATATTGATGAGGAATGTATCCGGCTTATAGCCAGGCGTCAGCCTATGGGGAGAGACCTCCGGTTTTTAACAACAGGAATGAAAATAACTACAGACCTTGAGCGCATAGCCGACCATGCGGTAAATATAGCCGAGAAGTCTATCACACTTATGGAATCTCCTCAGATAATGAGTTACTCGGAAATATCTCGGATGAGGGAAATCACGCAGATGATGGTCAAAGACGCTATTGATTCTTTCGTAAATGAGGATAAAGCCCTCTCGGTAGCCGTAATTAATAGGGATGACGAGGTGGATGACCTCAACGATACGATTATTGACGGGCTGCTCTCTATAATGACCCGCAACCCCGACAGCATAATTCAGGCGTCACAGTTGATTTATATTTCCAGGAATTTGGAGCGAATAGCCGATCATTCAACAAACATAGCAGAGGTTGTAATTTACATGGTGGAGGGCAAAATAGTCCGCCACATGGGAGATATTACGCATCTAAAGACCTAA
- a CDS encoding ABC transporter ATP-binding protein yields the protein MDDSVLLSVRNLTKNYGGKKAAVAGVDFSFFKGEFVGLLGPNGAGKTTIIKILTGLIKPSSGEVSYYGDDFFSNSKRLKAIIGVVPQQNNLDRDLTAYENLYLHCLLHGIPKRERAEKIEKYLTFAGLIDMKDKAVKTFSGGMMRRLVILRALLHEPQIIFLDEPTIGLDPQIRRTIWEFIVKINQTKNTTILLTTHYIEEAEKLCARVLIIDKGLIIAQGTPNELKAATGKFVLETFKEEKIVEEFFEHKEDAMEAIKSCSYACKIRESTLEDVFLQITGRKINV from the coding sequence ATGGATGACAGCGTTTTATTATCGGTACGCAATCTTACGAAAAACTATGGCGGGAAAAAAGCCGCTGTGGCGGGCGTGGATTTTAGTTTTTTTAAGGGCGAATTTGTAGGCCTTTTAGGGCCTAATGGCGCCGGTAAAACCACGATTATTAAAATCCTAACAGGGCTTATTAAACCCTCATCTGGCGAGGTAAGCTACTACGGTGATGATTTCTTTAGTAACTCAAAACGCTTAAAGGCAATCATCGGAGTTGTCCCTCAGCAAAACAATCTGGACAGAGACTTGACAGCTTATGAAAACCTCTATCTGCACTGCCTGCTTCATGGCATTCCTAAACGTGAGCGTGCAGAGAAGATTGAGAAATACCTGACATTTGCAGGCCTTATAGATATGAAAGACAAGGCGGTCAAGACATTTTCAGGCGGGATGATGAGACGGCTTGTTATTTTGCGCGCACTGCTCCATGAGCCACAAATCATATTCCTTGATGAGCCAACGATTGGCCTTGACCCTCAGATTAGACGCACTATCTGGGAGTTTATCGTTAAAATAAATCAAACAAAGAACACCACAATACTTCTAACCACCCACTACATAGAGGAGGCGGAAAAACTCTGCGCTCGGGTGCTTATAATAGACAAGGGATTGATAATAGCACAAGGCACTCCGAATGAACTTAAAGCCGCAACCGGAAAGTTTGTGCTGGAGACTTTCAAAGAGGAAAAAATCGTGGAGGAGTTTTTTGAACACAAAGAGGATGCGATGGAGGCTATTAAAAGCTGCTCCTATGCCTGCAAAATTCGGGAGAGCACACTTGAGGACGTGTTTTTGCAGATAACCGGAAGGAAAATTAATGTTTAA
- the phoU gene encoding phosphate signaling complex protein PhoU, with protein MHLKEREFAELKGKIQKMGILVEDAVRNSVISLLERDVEHAQKIKEGDALINTFDNELDEYCIKLIALRQPVAKDLRLITTAMKITTDLERIADNAANIANRTIELADERYIAVHVSFPVLRDITCGMVRDSVGSFIKEETSLAFDVMSRDKEVDAINEKVLHDLITMMLHDCDSAIPATKLSYISRYLERIGDHATNIAEMVIYMTEGEMIRHRADKDAFNINALKR; from the coding sequence ATGCATTTAAAGGAAAGAGAGTTTGCGGAGCTTAAGGGTAAAATCCAGAAAATGGGCATACTTGTTGAGGACGCCGTAAGAAACTCTGTTATATCCTTGCTTGAAAGAGATGTGGAACATGCCCAGAAGATTAAAGAGGGTGATGCTCTTATAAACACCTTTGACAATGAATTGGATGAGTATTGTATAAAACTCATAGCGCTCCGGCAGCCTGTAGCCAAAGACCTCCGGCTGATTACAACTGCGATGAAAATAACTACGGATTTAGAGCGGATAGCCGATAATGCTGCAAATATAGCTAATCGCACTATAGAACTTGCCGATGAGAGGTACATAGCCGTACACGTAAGTTTTCCTGTGCTGAGAGACATCACCTGCGGCATGGTCAGAGATTCGGTAGGCTCTTTTATAAAAGAGGAAACATCGCTTGCCTTTGACGTTATGTCACGTGACAAAGAGGTGGATGCAATAAATGAGAAAGTGCTCCACGACCTTATCACCATGATGTTACACGACTGTGACTCTGCTATCCCTGCCACAAAACTAAGTTATATTTCACGGTATCTTGAAAGAATCGGCGACCATGCTACAAACATTGCAGAGATGGTAATTTATATGACAGAAGGGGAAATGATTCGACATAGGGCTGATAAAGATGCTTTTAACATAAACGCCTTGAAACGCTGA
- a CDS encoding tyrosine recombinase XerC, producing the protein MGLLKQHIDDFLRYMSVEVNASEHTLRAYTKDLEEFLKITEKSDAEDTDLYDIRGFVASQSRAGLAKSTVARRLATVKSFYKYLRAQAVVTNNPTRLVPTPKAPRPLPKFLSVDDIFNMIEKTSGMGFIMARNRAIIELFYSSGLRISELTGSNMEDINLNQGLIKVMGKGKKERIVPVGEPAVKAMKIYLIERLLIKKTKADVTKKGTSKKITEDDAGALFLNSGGKRLTVRHIRRVVVKFARLIGIQGKMGPHTLRHTFATHLLHGGADLRVIQELLGHSSLSTTQRYTHLDIEHLMDTYDKSHPLAK; encoded by the coding sequence ATGGGTTTATTAAAACAGCATATAGATGACTTTTTAAGATACATGTCAGTAGAGGTAAATGCCTCAGAGCATACGCTAAGGGCATACACTAAAGACCTTGAAGAGTTTTTAAAAATCACAGAAAAAAGTGACGCCGAAGACACAGACCTTTACGATATAAGGGGGTTTGTGGCATCCCAGAGCCGGGCAGGGCTTGCTAAGTCAACTGTAGCCAGAAGACTTGCCACTGTTAAGTCGTTCTATAAATACCTAAGAGCTCAGGCAGTTGTGACAAATAATCCAACAAGGCTTGTGCCGACGCCAAAGGCGCCCCGTCCGCTTCCAAAGTTTTTAAGCGTAGATGACATATTTAATATGATAGAGAAAACCTCCGGGATGGGATTTATCATGGCAAGAAACAGGGCGATTATTGAGCTTTTTTATTCAAGCGGGTTAAGAATCAGCGAGCTTACCGGCAGTAACATGGAGGACATAAACCTAAATCAGGGACTTATAAAGGTTATGGGTAAGGGGAAAAAGGAGCGTATTGTGCCGGTTGGAGAGCCCGCGGTTAAGGCTATGAAGATTTATCTGATAGAACGTTTGCTGATTAAAAAGACAAAAGCAGATGTTACAAAAAAAGGCACTTCTAAGAAAATCACAGAGGATGACGCAGGGGCACTCTTTTTAAACTCAGGAGGCAAAAGACTTACGGTGAGGCATATCAGACGGGTAGTGGTAAAATTTGCCCGTCTTATAGGTATTCAGGGAAAGATGGGGCCGCACACGTTAAGGCACACCTTTGCAACACACCTGCTTCACGGTGGTGCTGATCTTAGGGTAATTCAGGAGCTTCTTGGTCACTCCTCGCTTTCCACCACACAGCGCTACACACATCTGGACATTGAACACCTCATGGATACATACGACAAAAGCCATCCGCTGGCTAAGTAA
- the atpE gene encoding ATP synthase F0 subunit C yields the protein MKRFMALLFVVMMVVAVPAAALYANDGSAEGSSSNVKAFAAIGALIGLGIAALGTGIGQGLGLSKACDGVARNPGASGKITTTLIIGLAMIESLCIYAFLLSLGVLMNQKLFF from the coding sequence ATGAAGAGATTTATGGCGTTACTGTTTGTAGTGATGATGGTGGTAGCGGTTCCTGCGGCAGCTTTGTATGCCAATGACGGTTCTGCCGAGGGATCAAGTTCAAATGTGAAAGCGTTTGCAGCTATCGGAGCATTGATAGGGCTTGGAATTGCAGCGCTCGGTACAGGAATAGGTCAGGGACTGGGTCTCAGTAAAGCTTGTGACGGTGTTGCAAGGAATCCCGGAGCCTCTGGAAAGATAACCACCACATTGATTATCGGTCTTGCTATGATTGAGTCACTGTGTATTTATGCTTTTTTACTGTCCCTTGGTGTGCTTATGAACCAGAAGTTGTTCTTCTAA
- the cobI gene encoding precorrin-2 C(20)-methyltransferase produces the protein MDKNVVYSLGLGPGDPELITIKAMRILEQSDVVIVPQSDELGRSVAKDIISHYVSDEKIQMYFFPMNNKKEELVKRYTELAETIKSLLDSGKTVAYVSMGDPTLFSTSNYLTDKLKNIGVAIKHIPGISSVNASSALLGISLASKGDNIGIYELSAKADVNAERIKNHSTTIFMKVHKKLNALIEAIRESAPDEAYLIQRVGLEGENTIDLLESAPDFDAAYLSLAIIKKV, from the coding sequence ATGGATAAAAACGTGGTGTATTCTCTTGGGCTTGGGCCCGGTGACCCTGAGCTTATTACAATTAAAGCCATGCGGATTTTAGAGCAGTCCGATGTGGTAATTGTGCCGCAATCGGATGAGCTTGGGCGAAGTGTCGCTAAAGACATTATATCTCACTATGTATCGGATGAAAAAATCCAGATGTACTTTTTCCCGATGAATAACAAAAAAGAGGAATTGGTAAAGCGATACACTGAGCTTGCCGAGACTATTAAATCCCTTCTTGATTCCGGTAAGACAGTCGCTTATGTATCAATGGGAGACCCCACACTGTTTAGCACATCAAACTACCTGACCGATAAACTAAAAAACATTGGAGTTGCGATAAAGCATATTCCAGGAATTAGCTCAGTAAATGCGTCCTCTGCGCTTTTAGGAATTTCACTTGCCAGTAAAGGAGACAATATTGGAATTTATGAACTCAGCGCAAAAGCAGACGTTAATGCCGAGCGCATAAAAAATCACTCTACCACCATATTTATGAAAGTCCACAAGAAACTGAATGCGCTGATTGAAGCCATAAGAGAATCTGCACCCGATGAGGCATATCTGATTCAAAGAGTAGGACTTGAGGGTGAGAACACTATAGATTTGCTTGAATCCGCTCCAGACTTTGATGCCGCTTATCTTTCGCTTGCTATTATTAAAAAAGTTTAG